The following proteins are encoded in a genomic region of Dethiosulfovibrio faecalis:
- a CDS encoding NADP oxidoreductase, translating to MSKPKVATVWLEACAGCHMSFLDIDERIVDLLDKVELTSCPITDIKEIPKVTVGVISGALGNDEEVHIARDIREKCDILIAWGDCAVMGGINAMRNFMKPEEALEVGYKDTLSTVNPDGVIPGEDLPKLLPMAIPIDDEVKVDVYIPGCPPDADTILYVFQEILEGRIPTVPVDMMRYD from the coding sequence ATGTCGAAACCAAAGGTCGCTACAGTATGGCTCGAGGCCTGTGCCGGATGCCATATGTCTTTTCTCGATATCGACGAGAGGATCGTCGATCTTCTGGACAAGGTTGAACTGACCTCCTGTCCTATAACCGATATAAAGGAGATCCCCAAGGTGACGGTGGGGGTTATCTCCGGAGCTCTGGGCAACGATGAAGAGGTCCATATCGCTCGGGATATTCGGGAGAAGTGCGATATCCTGATAGCCTGGGGAGATTGTGCAGTTATGGGCGGTATCAATGCCATGAGGAATTTCATGAAGCCGGAGGAGGCTCTTGAGGTAGGGTACAAGGATACCCTCAGCACGGTAAACCCCGACGGCGTCATTCCCGGGGAAGATCTTCCCAAGTTGCTTCCCATGGCTATCCCGATAGACGACGAGGTTAAGGTGGACGTCTATATACCGGGATGTCCTCCAGATGCGGATACCATACTTTACGTTTTCCAGGAGATACTGGAGGGGCGCATCCCCACGGTACCTGTGGACATGATGCGGTACGATTGA
- a CDS encoding Ni/Fe hydrogenase subunit alpha, with protein MPKERKTIVVNPITRIEGHGKITVYLDESGNVDETRFHVTQFRGFEAFCKGRDFREMPVITPRICGICPVSHHLASAKACDAILGVTITPTAHKLRELMHMGQIVQSHALSFFHLSSPDLLFGFDADPAVRHVGGVARDFPELAKRGIFMRKFGQELIKTLGGKKVHPWHSIPGGVNRSIKVEERDLFLKGLPEQKEAIKATIELIRKYLEDNGEEAKKFASFESSYLGLVKGGKLELFDGDIRLRGPRGRITDEFPDVDYLDHIGEHVEPWSYLKFPFYRSLGFPQGSYRVGPLGRVNACDDFATPEASKELKRFRELGEDGIVHYTMYTHYARLMETLYALERMEELLLDEDITGSDLRVSSKGLQPEGIGVIEAPRGTLIHHYQVDEVGSVKAVNLIVATGHNNYAMNKGVEMVAKEFIHGADVKEGALNRMEHVIRCYDPCLSCSTHAVGKMPLKVSIVDVEGREIREILKG; from the coding sequence ATGCCCAAAGAGAGAAAGACCATCGTCGTAAACCCCATAACCAGAATAGAGGGGCACGGCAAGATAACCGTATATCTCGACGAATCTGGTAACGTGGACGAGACCCGTTTCCACGTTACCCAGTTCAGAGGCTTCGAGGCGTTCTGCAAGGGCAGGGACTTCAGGGAGATGCCGGTGATAACTCCCAGAATATGCGGAATATGCCCGGTTAGCCACCATCTGGCCTCCGCCAAGGCCTGCGACGCCATACTGGGAGTTACGATAACCCCCACGGCCCACAAGCTCAGAGAACTGATGCACATGGGACAGATAGTTCAGTCCCATGCCCTGAGCTTCTTCCATCTCTCCAGCCCCGATCTGCTGTTCGGATTCGACGCCGATCCTGCGGTGAGACACGTCGGAGGAGTTGCAAGGGATTTCCCCGAGCTGGCCAAGAGGGGAATCTTTATGAGGAAGTTCGGCCAGGAGCTAATAAAGACCCTGGGCGGCAAGAAGGTCCATCCCTGGCACAGCATTCCCGGTGGGGTCAACAGGAGCATCAAGGTAGAGGAAAGGGATCTGTTCCTTAAGGGCCTTCCCGAGCAGAAAGAGGCCATAAAGGCCACCATCGAGTTGATCAGGAAATATCTTGAGGATAACGGAGAGGAAGCCAAGAAGTTTGCCTCCTTCGAGAGCTCATACCTCGGGTTGGTGAAGGGTGGAAAGCTGGAGCTTTTCGACGGCGACATCCGTCTTCGCGGTCCCAGAGGAAGGATCACCGACGAGTTCCCCGACGTGGATTATCTGGATCACATAGGAGAGCACGTCGAGCCCTGGAGTTATCTTAAATTCCCCTTCTACCGTTCCCTCGGCTTTCCCCAGGGAAGCTACAGGGTCGGTCCTCTGGGAAGGGTCAACGCCTGCGACGACTTCGCCACCCCGGAGGCCTCCAAAGAGCTCAAGAGGTTCAGAGAGCTGGGAGAGGACGGCATAGTTCACTACACCATGTACACTCACTATGCCAGACTGATGGAGACCTTGTACGCACTGGAACGTATGGAAGAGCTGCTTTTGGATGAGGACATCACTGGCAGCGATCTCAGGGTTTCCTCAAAAGGACTTCAGCCGGAGGGCATAGGCGTCATAGAGGCTCCCAGAGGGACTCTCATACACCACTACCAGGTGGACGAAGTGGGGTCGGTCAAGGCGGTCAACCTCATAGTGGCCACCGGTCATAACAACTATGCCATGAACAAGGGTGTCGAGATGGTAGCCAAGGAGTTTATCCACGGCGCAGACGTCAAGGAAGGTGCCCTCAACAGGATGGAGCACGTCATACGTTGTTACGATCCCTGCCTTTCCTGCTCTACCCACGCTGTCGGAAAGATGCCTTTGAAGGTTTCCATAGTGGACGTAGAAGGCAGGGAGATCCGAGAGATCTTAAAGGGTTAG